The following proteins are encoded in a genomic region of Toxotes jaculatrix isolate fToxJac2 chromosome 3, fToxJac2.pri, whole genome shotgun sequence:
- the npffl gene encoding pro-FMRFamide-related neuropeptide FF like — protein sequence MDTAAVVTLLALLMAMAGISQALRIQGGLDKSDILPGSSEENMADRLLGLESEDTDNSIDDRLLTSVLRALLLGSQRETRSSVLHQPQRFGRGSRGQVESEDQIHSRNWEAAPSQIWSMAVPQRFGKK from the exons ATGGACACAGCTGCAGTGGTGACTCTTCTGGCTCTGCTCATGGCGATGGCTGGCATCAGTCAGGCTCTTCGCATCCAAGGTGGTCTGGACAAAAGTGATATCCTGCCAGGCAGCTCAGAGGAGAACATGGCCGACCGCCTGCTGGGGCTG GAGAGTGAAGACACAGATAACAGCATTGATGATCGTCTGCTGACCTCAGTGCTGAGAGCTCTGCTGCTCGGATCCCAGAGAGAAACCAGGAGCTCCGTCCTCCATCAGCCACAGAG GTTCGGTCGCGGATCCAGGGGGCAGGTAGAGTCGGAGGATCAGATACATTCCCGTAACTGGGAGGCAGCCCCCAGTCAGATCTGGAGTATGGCCGTGCCCCAGAGATTTGGCAAGAAATAA